Proteins encoded in a region of the Cytobacillus pseudoceanisediminis genome:
- a CDS encoding chromate transporter, which translates to MKQKEIFIAFFRSGILGFGGGPSAIPLVHKEVVDTFKFMDSDEFGDILALANALPGPINTKMAGYIGYRVGGFLGMLNALIATMVPTIILMIVLLTALNNLKDQPWVAGMTKAVVPVVAVMLATLTWDFIKKSTKSSLGWAWTFLFVAASLVLIEFVNIHPGIIIFIALVTALLKKDAAEKNEAKKERNPA; encoded by the coding sequence ATGAAACAAAAGGAGATTTTCATTGCGTTTTTTCGGTCCGGCATTTTGGGTTTTGGCGGCGGGCCTTCTGCCATTCCGCTGGTCCATAAAGAGGTTGTGGATACCTTTAAATTTATGGATTCAGACGAGTTTGGAGATATATTAGCCCTCGCCAATGCGCTGCCTGGACCTATTAATACAAAAATGGCGGGATATATCGGCTATCGGGTAGGCGGGTTTCTGGGAATGCTGAACGCGCTGATAGCTACAATGGTTCCAACCATCATCCTTATGATTGTTCTTTTAACGGCATTAAATAACTTAAAGGATCAGCCATGGGTTGCCGGCATGACGAAGGCGGTCGTTCCCGTTGTTGCTGTTATGCTTGCTACTTTAACTTGGGATTTTATTAAAAAGTCTACAAAGTCATCACTCGGCTGGGCTTGGACATTTCTTTTTGTAGCGGCCAGTCTGGTTCTTATCGAATTTGTGAATATTCATCCTGGAATTATTATATTTATTGCACTCGTGACTGCCCTTCTGAAAAAGGATGCTGCAGAAAAAAATGAAGCTAAAAAGGAGAGGAATCCCGCATGA
- a CDS encoding gamma-glutamyltransferase family protein: protein MNFDFYSHPYTSQRTTVMANNGMVATSQPLAAQAGLDMMKKGGNAIDAAIATAAALTVVEPTSNGIGGDAFALVWIKGKLHGLNASGPAPKSISIEALKERGIERMPTHGWMPVTVPGAPSAWAELSRRFGRLPLKDVLQPAIDYAEKGYPLTPILGKYWQYAYNRFKQILTDDQFQHWFETFAPDGRAPEIGEIWRSEGHAATLRAIGETDGDSFYRGEIAEKIDAFSKKYNAFLSKEDLEDYKAEWVDPIKVHYRGYDVWEIPPNGQGLVALLGLNIAKGFEFRDKDTVDTYHKQIEAMKLAFTDGKAFITDPAEMKVTVEELLSEEYGESRRSEIAGEALTPEPYQPPRGGTVYLATADSEGNMVSFIQSNYMGFGSGLVVPGTGIALQNRGHDFSLDPKHHNALKPGKKTYHTIIPGFLTKDCEAVGPFGVMGGYMQPQGHMQVVMNTVDFHLNPQAALDAPRWQWIEGKKVQVEPHFPNHIAQALVRKGHQIEVTVDTGGFGRGQIIWRDPKTGVLMGGTEARTDGSIAAW from the coding sequence ATGAACTTTGATTTCTACAGCCACCCATACACATCACAGCGAACGACCGTCATGGCGAATAACGGCATGGTGGCTACTTCCCAGCCGCTTGCTGCACAGGCTGGATTAGATATGATGAAAAAAGGCGGAAATGCCATAGATGCAGCAATTGCAACAGCGGCTGCTCTTACCGTGGTTGAACCGACATCAAACGGAATCGGCGGCGATGCATTTGCACTAGTCTGGATAAAAGGGAAACTGCATGGATTAAATGCAAGCGGCCCTGCTCCAAAGTCCATTTCCATAGAAGCATTAAAGGAAAGAGGCATCGAAAGAATGCCGACGCACGGCTGGATGCCGGTTACGGTGCCTGGTGCTCCATCCGCGTGGGCTGAGCTTTCCAGGCGTTTCGGCAGGCTTCCGTTAAAAGATGTCCTCCAGCCCGCAATTGATTATGCTGAAAAAGGCTATCCGTTAACACCGATACTCGGCAAGTACTGGCAGTATGCTTATAATAGGTTTAAACAGATTCTGACGGATGACCAATTCCAGCATTGGTTTGAAACCTTTGCTCCAGATGGAAGGGCTCCTGAAATTGGAGAGATCTGGCGCTCTGAAGGGCATGCAGCCACTTTAAGAGCCATTGGCGAAACAGATGGCGATAGCTTTTACCGCGGGGAAATTGCTGAAAAAATCGATGCTTTTTCAAAAAAATACAATGCATTCCTATCCAAGGAAGACCTCGAAGATTACAAGGCGGAATGGGTTGATCCCATCAAAGTTCATTACCGCGGATATGATGTCTGGGAAATCCCTCCGAACGGCCAGGGTCTCGTCGCTCTCTTGGGTTTAAATATAGCAAAAGGGTTTGAATTCCGCGATAAAGACACGGTGGATACATATCACAAACAAATTGAAGCGATGAAGTTAGCTTTTACAGACGGCAAGGCATTTATTACAGATCCTGCGGAAATGAAAGTGACAGTTGAAGAACTGCTCTCAGAAGAATACGGTGAATCGCGCCGCAGTGAGATTGCCGGCGAAGCTCTGACACCTGAGCCTTACCAGCCGCCACGTGGAGGTACTGTTTATCTGGCGACAGCAGACAGCGAAGGCAATATGGTTTCCTTCATCCAAAGCAATTATATGGGCTTTGGATCCGGTCTTGTCGTTCCTGGAACGGGAATTGCCCTTCAGAATCGCGGACACGATTTCTCTCTTGATCCGAAGCACCATAATGCACTGAAGCCCGGCAAGAAAACGTACCACACGATAATCCCTGGATTCCTGACAAAAGACTGCGAAGCGGTTGGGCCGTTCGGTGTGATGGGAGGCTATATGCAGCCGCAGGGGCATATGCAGGTGGTCATGAATACAGTGGATTTCCACTTGAATCCGCAGGCAGCCCTTGATGCGCCAAGATGGCAGTGGATTGAAGGGAAAAAGGTTCAGGTTGAACCGCACTTCCCTAATCATATTGCCCAGGCTTTGGTGCGCAAAGGCCATCAAATCGAGGTAACCGTTGATACAGGCGGATTCGGACGCGGCCAGATTATCTGGCGTGATCCAAAAACAGGCGTGCTCATGGGCGGAACGGAAGCCCGAACAGACGGATCGATTGCCGCCTGGTAA
- a CDS encoding methyl-accepting chemotaxis protein: MTLRNRLIIVTLIPLVLSVSMIGFIIYQTLHIQSSAKDDVDLLLKVKDLEQSLVVTSQSLANYTYNSSDANKDEALTMMTEVQENLAALSSVASVPGHKKIIGSIEGKYAELSDVSTEAFEKGNKAEIKRQSIRISGILNDMHLLKKRTNEWYEGILQETSQKIAFITNSSLIGSVLLILLSAIFSWMAARKITKPINAIVDKAEKISEGDLTADLSQLTFKENSRYEVDKLTEAFSKMVVNLKGTVQSIEEVSQNVKGFAEDVASYMTSLNESSSQVAVSTDELARGSQAISEDVQATAELMSVMGEQFSAVHHSSEQSATQSTQALESVDQGRVSLEKQMKLAEEISSSSNHIRSSVSEFAQFTKEIEGAANTVKDIADQTNLLALNAAIEAARAGEAGKGFAVVAEEVRKLADSSSKATDLIASMVSNIQNGISNIYTATEQGHALSKEQSQSMSETEQVFETISGHVSGIHSHLEKLVEDMKTSSDMSQQVISAVENISAVTEETAAGTEEISASTEEQLRAFEQVMVKVEQLKEMTGVMERELEKFTV; this comes from the coding sequence ATGACATTACGAAACCGCCTTATTATTGTCACGCTGATCCCACTTGTGCTATCAGTCAGCATGATAGGCTTTATCATATACCAAACGTTACACATTCAAAGCTCCGCTAAAGATGATGTGGACCTTTTACTGAAAGTGAAGGACCTGGAGCAAAGCCTGGTTGTGACAAGCCAGTCACTTGCCAATTATACCTATAATTCCAGTGATGCCAACAAAGACGAGGCACTAACCATGATGACAGAAGTCCAGGAAAACCTGGCTGCCCTCTCTTCGGTTGCCTCAGTTCCCGGGCATAAAAAAATTATCGGCAGCATTGAAGGAAAATATGCAGAGCTGTCGGATGTATCCACCGAAGCCTTTGAAAAAGGAAACAAAGCGGAAATCAAGCGCCAGAGTATAAGAATATCCGGTATTTTAAATGATATGCACCTTTTAAAGAAGCGCACAAATGAATGGTATGAAGGCATTCTTCAGGAAACCAGCCAGAAAATCGCCTTTATCACGAATTCCTCCCTAATTGGAAGCGTACTGCTAATCTTGTTATCAGCTATTTTCTCATGGATGGCTGCGAGAAAGATTACAAAACCAATTAATGCGATCGTGGATAAAGCAGAGAAAATTTCAGAGGGAGACTTAACAGCAGACCTATCGCAGCTTACTTTTAAAGAGAACAGCCGATATGAAGTGGATAAACTAACGGAAGCTTTCTCAAAAATGGTGGTGAATCTAAAAGGAACCGTGCAATCCATTGAAGAAGTCAGCCAAAATGTAAAAGGATTTGCCGAAGATGTGGCTTCTTATATGACCAGCTTAAATGAAAGCAGCAGCCAGGTGGCTGTTTCAACGGATGAACTGGCGAGAGGCAGCCAGGCCATCTCTGAAGACGTCCAGGCTACCGCTGAGTTAATGAGCGTAATGGGGGAGCAATTTTCAGCGGTCCATCATTCCAGCGAGCAAAGTGCCACACAAAGCACACAAGCATTGGAATCTGTTGATCAAGGCAGAGTGTCTTTAGAAAAACAAATGAAACTTGCTGAAGAGATCTCCAGTTCTTCGAACCATATTAGAAGTTCAGTCAGTGAATTTGCCCAGTTCACCAAGGAAATTGAAGGGGCAGCCAACACGGTTAAAGATATTGCGGATCAAACCAATCTGCTGGCCTTAAATGCGGCTATTGAAGCAGCCCGTGCCGGTGAAGCCGGAAAAGGATTTGCGGTTGTGGCAGAAGAAGTACGGAAGCTCGCCGATTCTTCTTCAAAAGCAACAGATTTGATCGCCTCGATGGTCAGCAATATCCAAAATGGGATCAGCAATATATACACAGCTACTGAACAGGGACATGCCCTTTCAAAAGAACAATCCCAATCGATGAGCGAGACAGAACAGGTTTTTGAAACCATTTCCGGACATGTTTCCGGCATTCACAGCCATCTGGAGAAATTGGTTGAAGATATGAAAACCTCCAGTGATATGAGCCAGCAGGTCATTAGCGCTGTGGAAAACATTTCGGCGGTAACAGAGGAAACAGCTGCTGGGACTGAGGAAATCTCAGCTTCTACGGAGGAACAGCTTCGCGCGTTTGAGCAGGTTATGGTGAAGGTGGAGCAGCTGAAGGAAATGACTGGGGTTATGGAGAGAGAATTGGAGAAGTTTACGGTTTAG
- a CDS encoding YkvA family protein: MKFLKRIKFVLKFWKFLPFLKDYFLSPEVTAGKKLFPVAAGLLYILLPLDLVPDFLSIFGFTDDIVITSFVLQQMVKMAPESLKRKYKVLEE, from the coding sequence ATGAAGTTTCTCAAACGCATCAAATTTGTATTAAAATTTTGGAAGTTCCTGCCCTTCTTAAAGGATTACTTTCTATCACCGGAAGTAACGGCCGGTAAAAAGCTTTTCCCTGTTGCGGCCGGACTTCTTTATATCCTTCTGCCGCTCGATCTTGTACCCGACTTCCTGTCGATCTTCGGCTTTACGGACGATATTGTGATTACATCGTTTGTTCTTCAGCAAATGGTGAAAATGGCACCGGAATCATTGAAGCGAAAATATAAGGTCCTGGAGGAATGA
- a CDS encoding sporulation protein, translating into MILRKYMSMLGIGSAKIDLQLPKLQYTPGENVSGIFLIEGGTIDQQIKRIECDLVMASPEEEKEEVIGTSTILSTKVIESEETNKMDFNFQLPEDIPCSAPDRIFQFKTRLIFNEGVKSADLDKITIIR; encoded by the coding sequence TTGATTTTACGAAAATACATGTCAATGCTTGGAATAGGCTCTGCAAAAATTGATCTGCAGCTGCCAAAGCTTCAATATACGCCAGGGGAAAATGTGAGCGGAATCTTCCTGATTGAAGGAGGAACCATTGATCAGCAGATTAAGCGGATTGAGTGTGACCTGGTCATGGCGTCGCCTGAAGAAGAGAAGGAGGAAGTGATCGGGACATCGACCATTCTATCCACCAAGGTCATTGAATCAGAAGAAACCAACAAAATGGACTTTAACTTCCAGCTTCCTGAAGACATTCCCTGCTCTGCACCAGACCGGATTTTTCAATTTAAAACAAGACTGATTTTTAACGAAGGCGTCAAAAGCGCCGACTTGGATAAAATCACGATTATTCGATAA